The following proteins come from a genomic window of Deltaproteobacteria bacterium:
- the cysC gene encoding adenylyl-sulfate kinase yields the protein MAVNRNLTRHNPLLSPDERAARLGQRGAVVWLTGLSGAGKSTLAYALEKRIVDAGRFAFVLDGDNVRHGLNSDLGFSPEDRTENIRRLGEVAALFADAGVVTITSFISPYRADRARARDAVGADRFFEVFVDAPLDVCEQRDPKGLYKKARAGEIPQFTGISAPYEAPEAPALRLDTAAQDVDRCVDAMIELLATSGFVPR from the coding sequence ATGGCAGTGAACCGGAATCTGACGAGACACAATCCTCTGCTGTCGCCAGACGAGCGCGCCGCTCGCCTCGGCCAGCGCGGCGCCGTCGTGTGGCTCACGGGGCTATCGGGCGCCGGCAAGTCGACGCTCGCCTATGCGCTCGAAAAACGCATCGTCGACGCGGGCAGATTCGCGTTCGTCCTCGACGGGGACAACGTCCGGCACGGGCTCAACAGCGATCTCGGGTTCTCGCCCGAGGATCGCACCGAGAACATCCGCCGGCTCGGCGAGGTGGCGGCGCTGTTCGCCGACGCGGGCGTCGTCACGATCACGTCGTTCATCTCGCCCTACCGGGCCGATCGCGCGCGCGCGCGCGATGCGGTCGGCGCCGACCGCTTCTTCGAGGTGTTCGTCGACGCGCCGCTCGACGTGTGCGAACAGCGCGACCCCAAGGGACTGTACAAGAAGGCGCGCGCCGGCGAGATACCGCAGTTCACCGGGATCAGCGCGCCGTACGAGGCGCCCGAGGCCCCCGCGTTGCGGCTCGACACGGCGGCGCAAGACGTCGATCGCTGCGTCGACGCCATGATCGAGCTGCTCGCGACCTCCGGCTTCGTGCCCCGCTGA